One window of the Bernardetia sp. genome contains the following:
- a CDS encoding RNA polymerase sigma factor RpoD/SigA, translating to MRQLKISKQITNRESQSLDKYLQEIGKVDLLTPDEEVELAKRIREGDQIALERLTKANLRFVVSVAKQYQNQGLSLGDLINEGNLGLIKAAQRFDETRGFKFISYAVWWIRQSILQALAEQSRIVRLPLNRVGSLNKISKTFSELEQRYEREPSPEELADELEITPSEVIDTLKISGRHVSMDAPFVQGEDNTLLDVLENDTEDKPDSELMNDSLRREVQRALSTLTPREADVITYYFGLNGEHPMTLEEIGEKFNLTRERVRQIKEKAIRRLRHTTRSKALKPYLG from the coding sequence ATGAGACAACTAAAAATCAGCAAACAGATAACCAACAGAGAAAGTCAATCACTAGACAAATACCTCCAAGAGATTGGAAAAGTAGATTTGCTTACTCCTGATGAAGAAGTAGAACTAGCAAAGCGTATTCGTGAAGGCGACCAAATTGCACTAGAAAGATTGACAAAAGCTAACTTGCGTTTTGTTGTTTCGGTTGCTAAGCAATATCAAAATCAAGGACTTTCTCTAGGAGACCTTATCAATGAAGGAAACCTAGGTCTTATCAAGGCTGCACAGCGTTTTGATGAAACTCGTGGTTTTAAGTTTATTTCGTATGCCGTTTGGTGGATTCGTCAGTCTATCTTGCAGGCTTTGGCAGAGCAGTCTCGTATCGTTCGCTTGCCTCTCAACCGTGTAGGCTCACTCAACAAAATTTCAAAGACTTTTTCTGAATTAGAGCAGCGTTATGAGCGTGAGCCTTCTCCAGAGGAATTAGCAGATGAGCTAGAAATTACTCCATCAGAAGTAATTGATACGCTTAAAATTTCGGGTCGCCACGTTTCTATGGATGCGCCATTCGTACAGGGTGAAGACAATACGCTTTTAGACGTTTTGGAAAATGATACAGAAGATAAGCCTGATTCAGAACTCATGAACGATTCACTTCGTCGTGAGGTTCAGAGAGCATTATCTACACTTACACCTCGTGAGGCTGACGTAATTACGTATTACTTTGGTCTTAACGGAGAGCATCCAATGACACTAGAAGAAATTGGAGAGAAATTCAATCTTACTCGTGAGCGTGTTCGTCAGATTAAGGAAAAAGCTATCCGTCGTCTGCGTCATACGACACGTAGTAAAGCCTTGAAGCCGTATTTAGGTTAA
- the alr gene encoding alanine racemase, whose protein sequence is MFSTSHIEISKSALQNNYNFLRQLIGKDVVLSSVVKGNAYGHGIENFVPLAEECGIRHFSVFSADEAFEVEKLKAENTQIMIMGMIGDEELEWAIRTAIEVYIFDLERLQAGLSIAQKIQIPIKIHLEMETGMNRLGIPKKEIPKVFELLEKYPNCYILEGICTHYAGAESIANYVRVKTQIINYKKIVKRFKRKKAPSFFPKKYHTACSAAAIAYPQTQMDMVRIGILQYGFFPTQETLIQYLKDNKTLQDPLKRILSWKSRVMTIKEVEAGEFIGYGTSFLASQKMKIAIVPVGYAHGYSRSLSNMGRVLIRGERMAVVGVVNMNLMIIDLEKNPNVEIGDEVILIGRQGDQEISVASFGEMSNQLNYELLTRLPMNIPRKVVE, encoded by the coding sequence ATGTTTTCAACTTCCCACATAGAAATTAGTAAATCGGCACTTCAAAATAACTACAATTTTTTAAGGCAACTCATAGGTAAAGATGTCGTTTTGTCTTCTGTTGTAAAAGGAAACGCTTACGGACACGGAATAGAAAACTTTGTACCCTTGGCAGAAGAATGTGGTATTCGTCATTTTTCTGTTTTTTCAGCAGATGAAGCCTTTGAAGTTGAGAAACTCAAAGCTGAAAATACTCAAATTATGATAATGGGAATGATAGGAGATGAGGAACTAGAGTGGGCTATACGAACAGCTATAGAAGTCTATATTTTTGATTTAGAACGACTTCAAGCAGGACTTTCTATTGCTCAAAAGATACAAATTCCTATCAAAATTCATTTAGAAATGGAAACAGGAATGAACCGTTTGGGAATACCCAAAAAAGAAATTCCTAAAGTATTTGAACTATTAGAAAAGTACCCAAACTGCTATATTTTAGAAGGTATTTGTACACATTATGCAGGTGCAGAAAGTATTGCAAACTATGTTAGGGTAAAGACACAAATTATCAATTATAAAAAAATTGTAAAACGTTTCAAGCGCAAAAAAGCCCCTAGTTTCTTTCCAAAAAAGTACCATACAGCTTGTTCGGCTGCAGCTATCGCCTACCCACAAACTCAAATGGATATGGTCAGAATTGGAATTTTGCAGTACGGTTTTTTTCCTACACAAGAAACACTTATCCAATATTTGAAAGATAACAAAACTCTCCAAGACCCACTCAAACGAATTTTGTCTTGGAAAAGTAGGGTAATGACAATAAAAGAAGTTGAGGCTGGCGAATTTATAGGATATGGAACTTCTTTTTTAGCCTCTCAAAAAATGAAAATTGCGATTGTACCAGTAGGGTATGCACACGGATATAGCCGAAGTCTTAGTAATATGGGGAGAGTTTTGATTCGTGGCGAGCGTATGGCAGTAGTAGGAGTGGTAAATATGAACTTAATGATAATTGATTTAGAAAAAAATCCGAATGTAGAAATTGGTGATGAAGTTATTCTGATAGGAAGACAAGGCGACCAAGAAATCAGTGTAGCAAGTTTCGGAGAGATGAGCAACCAACTCAATTATGAACTTCTTACTCGCCTACCTATGAATATCCCTAGAAAAGTAGTAGAATAA
- a CDS encoding class I SAM-dependent methyltransferase has protein sequence MNCTLCNTTLKNKADEFYFICAGCGAYVKDQKFYVDSQQEKSMYENHNNDVNDLGYQKFTSPITKTILQHFTPNDLGLDYGCGTGPVISKLLKEKGYKIELYDPYFYPNENYLDYQYDYIFSCEVFEHFYNPAKEIQKLLSVLKPTGSLIVMTHLYDYKTDFKNWYYRKDTTHVFIYTEKTIQFIAETYNLEAEIQKDRMIVFKKSV, from the coding sequence ATGAACTGTACACTATGCAACACAACGTTAAAAAATAAAGCTGATGAATTTTATTTCATCTGTGCCGGTTGTGGTGCTTATGTAAAAGACCAAAAATTTTATGTAGATAGCCAACAAGAAAAATCAATGTATGAAAATCATAACAACGATGTCAATGATTTGGGCTATCAAAAGTTTACTTCGCCGATTACGAAGACGATTCTTCAACACTTTACACCAAACGACTTGGGCTTGGATTATGGTTGTGGTACAGGTCCTGTAATTTCCAAACTTTTAAAAGAAAAGGGCTACAAAATAGAGCTTTACGACCCTTATTTTTATCCGAATGAAAATTATTTAGACTACCAATACGATTATATTTTTAGCTGTGAAGTCTTTGAGCATTTTTATAACCCTGCCAAAGAAATTCAAAAGCTACTTTCTGTTTTGAAACCAACAGGCTCATTAATAGTAATGACACATCTATACGATTACAAAACAGATTTTAAAAACTGGTATTACCGAAAAGATACTACTCACGTTTTTATTTATACAGAAAAGACGATTCAGTTTATTGCAGAAACTTATAATTTAGAAGCTGAAATACAGAAAGATAGAATGATTGTTTTTAAGAAATCAGTATAG
- a CDS encoding TonB-dependent receptor translates to MQRQFLKLFLLLFFFSFFTVAFSQDCNLTLSGFIIDENTNQPLEFVNVYNKETLKGTASDAKGYFELKNICKGKHHFVFSHVSGENHSVFLNVEKDTILYVEIHALNTVLESVVISDKAITSTQNTQTLNHQHILDNSNQNLSNMLEEISGVSTLKNGNGISKPVVHGLYGNRLTILNNGIAQSGQQWGNDHAPEIDPLVANKIKVVKGVSSLEYQGSNLGSVILVEPARIEREPHLHGNTSYFFETNGRGHGINLQLEQFSPIVAWKINGTLKKSGDKKTPNYFLNNTGHQEANIAIQLEKQFTDNFFTELYFSSFNTELGILRGSHVGNLTDLENAFEREVPFFTEDDFSYAIDAPKQKVNHHLFKVHSKKYFDTKKDRENDTEQFLDFTFATQLNLRKEFDVRRSGRSEIPALSLKQYSYFSEIKYNKEFKNNLLFKVGLQSTITDNTNDPETGILPLIPDYLSYETGIFTVLTKKVNRWFFETGFRYQNTIQNAVTISRTVPREIIRFDNNFDNFSSSLGINYELSEHIQMSYNLGLATRNPAVNELFSNGLHQGVSGIEEGNPNLNTEKSIKNTFSLSGNIKEKLFFETLLYYQNIKDYIYLNPEKEFRLTIRGAFPVFKYRQTNAQMYGLDISTRYKFSKSLDVKANYSYIKGKDLENNLPLINMPSNNLQVGLRYQIQKPISIGNTEKRRKLTNTQFEITNRYVFRQNDLLAEQDFTLPPDGYNLVGLRVSTNIQGQKLQWRIFTKADNLFNIEYRDYLNRQRYFANDLGINVVLGVKLEF, encoded by the coding sequence ATGCAACGCCAATTTTTAAAGTTATTTCTGTTACTATTTTTCTTTTCATTTTTTACAGTAGCTTTTTCTCAAGACTGTAACTTGACACTTTCGGGTTTTATCATCGATGAAAATACCAATCAGCCTTTAGAGTTTGTCAATGTATATAATAAAGAAACACTAAAAGGAACTGCTAGCGATGCAAAAGGCTATTTCGAACTCAAAAATATTTGTAAAGGCAAACACCATTTTGTTTTTAGCCATGTGAGTGGAGAAAATCATAGCGTTTTTCTTAATGTAGAAAAAGATACGATTCTATATGTGGAAATTCACGCTCTCAATACCGTTTTGGAAAGTGTTGTGATTAGTGATAAGGCAATAACTTCTACTCAAAATACACAAACTCTCAATCATCAACATATTTTAGATAATTCGAATCAGAATTTATCAAATATGTTAGAGGAAATTTCTGGGGTAAGTACACTCAAAAACGGAAATGGCATCTCAAAACCTGTCGTACACGGATTGTATGGAAATCGTCTTACTATTCTAAACAATGGCATCGCACAAAGTGGACAGCAATGGGGCAACGACCACGCTCCAGAAATAGACCCTTTAGTAGCCAACAAAATAAAAGTTGTAAAAGGTGTTTCTAGTTTGGAGTATCAAGGTTCAAATTTGGGAAGTGTTATTTTGGTAGAGCCTGCACGTATAGAAAGAGAGCCTCATTTGCACGGAAATACAAGCTATTTTTTTGAAACCAATGGCAGGGGACATGGCATAAACCTACAATTAGAACAGTTTAGTCCAATAGTAGCATGGAAAATCAATGGAACGCTCAAAAAAAGTGGAGATAAAAAAACACCTAATTATTTTCTAAACAACACAGGACATCAAGAAGCAAATATTGCCATACAACTAGAAAAACAATTTACAGACAATTTTTTTACAGAATTATATTTTAGCTCCTTCAATACAGAACTAGGAATTTTGCGTGGTTCACACGTTGGAAACCTAACCGATTTAGAAAATGCCTTTGAGCGTGAAGTTCCTTTTTTTACGGAAGATGATTTTAGCTATGCTATTGATGCTCCAAAACAAAAAGTAAATCATCACCTTTTCAAAGTTCACTCAAAGAAATATTTTGATACTAAAAAAGATAGAGAAAACGACACTGAACAGTTTTTAGATTTTACTTTTGCTACACAACTCAACCTCCGAAAAGAGTTTGATGTTCGTAGAAGTGGACGCTCCGAAATCCCTGCCCTAAGTTTAAAGCAATATTCTTATTTTTCTGAAATTAAATATAATAAAGAATTTAAAAATAATTTGTTATTCAAAGTTGGATTACAATCTACTATTACAGATAACACCAACGACCCAGAAACAGGAATTTTGCCACTCATTCCAGATTATTTAAGTTATGAAACTGGCATTTTTACCGTCTTGACCAAAAAAGTAAATCGTTGGTTTTTTGAAACAGGTTTTCGTTATCAAAATACGATTCAAAATGCTGTTACCATCAGTCGAACTGTTCCTAGAGAGATTATTCGTTTTGATAATAATTTTGATAATTTTAGTTCTTCTTTAGGCATAAACTATGAACTGAGTGAGCATATACAAATGTCGTATAATCTTGGCTTGGCTACTCGCAATCCTGCCGTAAACGAACTTTTTAGCAATGGATTGCATCAAGGTGTAAGTGGAATTGAGGAAGGAAATCCAAATCTGAATACTGAAAAATCTATCAAAAATACATTTTCTCTAAGTGGAAATATCAAAGAAAAATTATTTTTTGAAACCTTGTTGTATTACCAAAATATCAAAGACTATATTTATCTCAATCCAGAAAAAGAGTTTCGACTAACAATTCGTGGTGCTTTTCCAGTTTTTAAGTATAGACAGACCAACGCACAGATGTATGGCTTGGACATTTCTACACGATATAAATTTTCAAAATCTTTGGATGTAAAGGCAAATTATAGCTACATAAAAGGAAAGGACTTGGAAAACAATTTGCCACTTATAAATATGCCTTCTAATAATTTGCAGGTAGGTTTACGCTATCAGATTCAAAAGCCTATTTCTATTGGAAATACAGAAAAAAGAAGAAAGCTAACCAACACGCAGTTTGAAATCACGAATCGTTATGTGTTTAGGCAAAACGATTTGTTGGCAGAACAAGATTTTACGCTTCCTCCAGATGGGTATAATTTAGTAGGATTGAGGGTTTCGACAAACATTCAAGGACAAAAATTGCAATGGCGCATTTTTACAAAGGCTGATAATTTGTTCAATATAGAATACAGAGATTATCTGAATAGACAACGTTATTTTGCCAATGATTTGGGAATTAATGTTGTTTTGGGTGTGAAGTTAGAGTTCTAA
- a CDS encoding NAD(P)H-quinone oxidoreductase translates to MKAVLHNTENPNQPLKIGEVEKPIPSENEVLVKVKATALNRADLLQRAGKYPPPKGASKILGLELVGEVVEVGKNVTRYKVGDEVFGLVGGGGYAQFAVIDEKMAIPKPSFFSYEQAAAIPEVFLTAFQTISWTFGINEKNSKSILIHAGASGVGSAAIQICKALGMRVFVTASKEKHSFCQSLGADVVIDYQNEDFEKIVLEKTEDKGVNYIIDFIGKDYWNQNINSIATDGKIVLLAAMSGAKLESVNLAKLLMKRVQVTGSTLRSRSLEYQQKLTKEFIEFAMPWFESGELKPVVDKVFDWNFAEKAHQYMQNNQNKGKIILSISE, encoded by the coding sequence TTGAAAGCAGTCTTACACAACACCGAAAATCCAAACCAGCCTTTAAAAATTGGGGAAGTAGAAAAACCAATACCATCAGAAAATGAAGTTTTGGTAAAAGTAAAAGCAACAGCACTAAATAGAGCTGACCTTTTGCAAAGAGCAGGAAAATATCCACCCCCCAAAGGAGCTTCAAAAATTCTAGGATTAGAACTTGTTGGAGAGGTGGTAGAAGTTGGAAAAAATGTAACTCGCTATAAAGTAGGTGATGAAGTTTTTGGATTAGTTGGAGGTGGAGGTTACGCCCAGTTTGCTGTTATTGATGAGAAAATGGCGATTCCAAAACCTAGCTTCTTTTCTTATGAGCAGGCAGCAGCTATTCCAGAGGTTTTTCTGACAGCTTTTCAGACGATTTCTTGGACGTTTGGCATTAACGAAAAAAACTCAAAATCTATTCTGATTCATGCAGGAGCAAGTGGAGTAGGTTCGGCAGCTATTCAGATTTGTAAAGCATTGGGAATGAGAGTTTTTGTAACAGCTTCAAAGGAAAAACACAGTTTTTGTCAGAGTTTGGGGGCAGATGTAGTCATTGATTATCAGAATGAAGATTTTGAAAAGATAGTTTTGGAAAAAACAGAAGACAAAGGCGTAAACTATATTATAGATTTTATTGGAAAAGACTATTGGAATCAAAATATTAACAGCATTGCCACAGATGGAAAAATCGTGCTTTTGGCTGCCATGAGTGGAGCAAAACTAGAGAGTGTAAACCTAGCAAAACTATTGATGAAACGTGTTCAAGTGACAGGCTCTACACTTCGTTCTCGTTCTTTAGAATATCAGCAAAAACTTACCAAAGAGTTTATAGAATTTGCTATGCCTTGGTTTGAAAGTGGAGAGTTAAAGCCAGTTGTTGATAAGGTTTTTGATTGGAATTTCGCTGAAAAAGCCCATCAATACATGCAAAACAATCAGAATAAAGGAAAGATTATTTTGTCAATTTCTGAATAA
- a CDS encoding DUF2461 domain-containing protein — MKATLDFLNTLHQNNNRAWFNEHKKDYESAKKELKKLIASLLEHFTNKIDPAFGTLAPKDCIFRIHRDVRFSKDKTPYKTYMGAVIHPDGRKTEKPLFYLHIAPNNNSFLAVGVYQPNKDYIKKIREEIDYNADELKAIFNQKEFAKHFDNFSELENGVLKTAPRGYAKDHPNIELLRLKHFIVEKTLTDKELLSDDVAQKIAEIALAGQPLNDWLNVVWEETVESE, encoded by the coding sequence ATGAAAGCTACCTTAGATTTCCTCAACACTCTACACCAAAACAATAACAGAGCTTGGTTCAACGAACATAAAAAAGACTATGAATCAGCAAAAAAAGAACTCAAAAAACTAATAGCTTCGCTTCTGGAACACTTTACAAATAAGATTGACCCAGCTTTTGGAACGCTTGCTCCAAAAGACTGTATTTTCAGAATTCATAGAGATGTACGCTTTAGCAAAGACAAAACTCCTTACAAAACTTATATGGGAGCAGTTATTCATCCAGACGGACGTAAAACTGAAAAACCTCTTTTTTACCTTCATATTGCTCCCAATAATAATTCCTTTTTAGCTGTTGGTGTTTATCAGCCCAACAAAGACTATATTAAAAAGATTAGAGAAGAAATAGACTACAATGCAGACGAACTCAAAGCTATTTTTAATCAGAAAGAGTTTGCAAAGCATTTTGATAATTTTTCAGAATTAGAAAATGGTGTTTTGAAAACTGCGCCTCGTGGCTATGCAAAAGACCATCCCAATATTGAACTGCTTAGGCTAAAACATTTTATTGTAGAGAAAACACTTACAGACAAAGAATTACTCTCTGACGATGTTGCTCAAAAGATAGCAGAGATTGCTCTTGCAGGACAACCCTTAAACGACTGGCTCAATGTCGTTTGGGAGGAAACAGTGGAGAGTGAATGA
- a CDS encoding dihydroorotase — MKKSILILNAKLINEGKIEEKDIFIEDGRFSRIENDLSSLSADTVIDAKGQYAMAGVIDDQVHFREPGLTHKAQIYTEAKAAVAGGTTTFMEMPNTKPQALTQKLLADKYEVAAKDSLANYSFFMGVSNENLDEVLKTDKNNVCGLKIFMGSSTGDMLVDNRKTLETIFSQTDMLIATHCEDEETVKNNEQLAKAEYGDDVPMRLHPEIRNVEACYKSSSLAIELAKKYNTRLHILHISTAKELDLFRNDIPLAEKRITSEVCVHHLWFDAVDYIKLGSQIKCNPAIKEAQNKDALWEALLDDRLDIIATDHAPHTWEEKQNNYWNAPSGVPLVQHSLLMLLEAYKQHKISLEKIAEKMAHAPAICFQIKDRGFVREGYFADLVLFDLENPTMVTKENLEYKCKWSPFEGATFDSQITHTIVSGHIAYENGKFDESQKGMRVSFDRE, encoded by the coding sequence ATGAAAAAATCCATCTTAATCTTGAACGCCAAACTTATCAATGAAGGTAAGATTGAGGAAAAAGACATTTTTATAGAAGACGGACGTTTTAGCCGAATAGAAAATGACCTTTCTAGCCTAAGTGCTGATACTGTTATCGATGCAAAAGGACAGTACGCTATGGCAGGGGTTATTGATGACCAAGTGCATTTTAGAGAACCGGGGCTTACTCATAAAGCACAAATTTATACAGAGGCAAAAGCAGCCGTAGCAGGTGGAACAACGACATTTATGGAAATGCCAAACACCAAGCCACAGGCTCTTACTCAAAAATTATTGGCTGATAAATACGAAGTTGCTGCAAAAGATTCTCTTGCCAACTATTCATTTTTTATGGGCGTTTCGAATGAGAACTTGGATGAAGTATTGAAGACGGACAAAAATAACGTTTGTGGACTAAAGATTTTTATGGGTTCTTCTACTGGGGATATGCTTGTGGATAACAGAAAAACACTGGAAACCATTTTTAGCCAGACCGATATGCTTATCGCTACGCATTGTGAAGATGAAGAAACGGTTAAGAATAATGAACAACTTGCCAAAGCAGAATACGGAGATGACGTTCCGATGCGTCTGCACCCAGAAATAAGAAACGTAGAAGCCTGTTATAAGTCGTCTAGCCTAGCGATAGAACTTGCTAAAAAATATAATACTCGTTTGCATATTTTGCATATTTCGACAGCCAAAGAGTTAGATTTATTCAGAAATGATATTCCATTGGCTGAAAAACGAATCACATCAGAGGTTTGTGTACATCACCTTTGGTTTGATGCTGTGGACTACATAAAATTAGGCTCTCAAATCAAATGTAATCCTGCCATAAAAGAAGCCCAAAATAAAGATGCACTTTGGGAAGCTCTCTTAGACGACCGTTTGGATATCATTGCTACCGACCACGCTCCTCACACGTGGGAAGAAAAGCAAAACAACTATTGGAATGCTCCTTCTGGCGTTCCGTTGGTACAGCATTCTCTTCTGATGCTTTTAGAAGCCTATAAACAACATAAAATTTCGTTAGAAAAAATAGCCGAAAAAATGGCGCATGCGCCAGCCATTTGTTTTCAAATAAAGGATAGAGGCTTTGTCAGAGAAGGTTATTTTGCCGATTTAGTGCTTTTTGATTTGGAAAATCCAACGATGGTAACAAAAGAAAATTTAGAATATAAATGTAAGTGGTCGCCATTTGAAGGAGCTACATTTGATTCACAGATTACACACACGATTGTTTCTGGACATATTGCTTACGAAAATGGAAAGTTTGACGAGAGCCAAAAGGGAATGAGAGTAAGTTTTGATAGAGAGTAG
- a CDS encoding type ISP restriction/modification enzyme has translation MQFENKNTALPKFFAIDNVVESLQEEFEKNNLRKTSEYRSLGAFASQFHSLPDDNLLKTAILSHQIVEPLLKLLSEENQYSFLQEDILFKKLEAFSSFFKNGFLEQWKKYSLSLEELISDFSKPKKEQLFVYWQNKFELGIAPLEFSSFIQQSIANIEAPSLYQSTFFQDIQPSIGHSYTSTLSIWSYYFWKIKDTTKPTFWANAAYFVDVPKQTLLFGSQESEAEEFYRSIDAKYHIIVGNSFKTSQPTQLVYSKENDKNENKTKDKNSEEADFSAIDNRVMAAYTPIYEKNNFSPVPLRFVRWATDRLTDKGVVAIWLPSIVLHAPTYEGFRKRVQSEFDSVYVMDLDYKNVDKENPTNIIEEKTELSKNEKDNKKSFSNKENESALLFLVRKNKQNYSNGFRLAHLRSQCPVYYWKPTKNFKSFKNFGEALARTQFQNLSFKKVSQAVNYWIALPEDDFLGFMPLTHKATQTAKFADEETALFKWASPALLTARDEWMYDFDKENLAKKANYFSDIYEQERKAWHSSEQKELLPNFLGIKSKEKESKIKWNAELMQHLKRDEATEYDSFKIREASYRPFVKQFVYVDEVITHRPYQQFRFFPLQKEQTPNPTICVTVHKQVPLVVHATNFIPDNGYGARATYTFAKYYFDEETDSFKENITDWALEQFRHHYSSKPVKFKAKNFKELKKNLQSMKDNQVEARTLTKDTIFAYIYAVLHSPDYRKKYKKILHTELPRIPMYEDFWKWATWGEKLLNLHLNYEDAIIYPLEREEKEDDDNEKNNKKAILKADRVRSLVWIDENTYLKNIPEEAWHYRLGVRSALEWVLEHHSERKLRDKTVKKAVEKGLFTTYSFENQKEHLIELLRKVCRVSVETVKVLREMEG, from the coding sequence ATGCAATTTGAGAATAAAAATACAGCACTTCCCAAGTTTTTTGCCATAGACAATGTAGTAGAATCTTTGCAAGAGGAATTTGAAAAAAATAATCTTCGCAAGACTTCTGAGTACCGTTCTTTGGGTGCTTTTGCTTCGCAGTTTCATAGCCTTCCAGACGATAACTTGCTCAAGACAGCTATTCTGTCTCATCAAATTGTAGAGCCACTTCTCAAACTTCTTTCAGAAGAAAATCAGTATTCTTTTCTGCAAGAGGACATTCTATTCAAAAAATTAGAGGCGTTTTCATCTTTCTTTAAAAATGGCTTTTTAGAACAATGGAAAAAGTATTCTTTGTCATTAGAAGAACTTATTTCAGATTTTTCTAAGCCTAAAAAAGAACAGCTTTTTGTCTATTGGCAAAACAAATTTGAACTCGGTATTGCACCTTTAGAGTTTTCAAGTTTTATCCAACAATCGATTGCTAATATTGAAGCTCCATCGCTGTATCAAAGCACATTTTTTCAAGATATTCAGCCTTCTATCGGACATTCCTATACTTCTACGCTTTCAATTTGGTCATATTATTTTTGGAAAATAAAAGACACTACCAAGCCTACTTTTTGGGCAAATGCAGCCTATTTTGTAGATGTTCCCAAACAAACGTTGCTTTTTGGCTCGCAAGAGAGTGAGGCAGAAGAGTTTTATCGTTCCATTGACGCAAAATATCATATTATCGTAGGAAATTCTTTCAAGACAAGCCAACCTACCCAGTTAGTTTATAGTAAAGAAAACGATAAGAATGAGAATAAAACAAAAGATAAAAATAGCGAAGAGGCAGATTTTTCAGCCATAGATAACCGTGTAATGGCTGCCTATACTCCGATTTATGAGAAGAACAATTTTTCTCCTGTGCCTTTGCGTTTTGTGCGTTGGGCTACGGATAGGCTTACTGATAAAGGCGTTGTAGCTATTTGGTTGCCTTCAATAGTTCTTCATGCGCCTACGTATGAAGGTTTTAGAAAGCGTGTGCAGTCGGAGTTTGATAGTGTATATGTGATGGATTTGGACTATAAAAATGTAGATAAAGAAAATCCGACAAACATAATTGAAGAGAAAACAGAACTTTCTAAAAATGAAAAAGACAACAAAAAGAGTTTTAGCAACAAAGAAAACGAATCAGCATTACTTTTTTTAGTCAGAAAAAATAAGCAGAATTACTCTAATGGTTTTCGTTTGGCTCATTTGCGTTCTCAATGCCCTGTTTATTATTGGAAACCTACCAAAAACTTCAAATCGTTCAAAAATTTTGGAGAAGCCTTAGCCCGAACACAGTTTCAAAACCTCTCTTTCAAGAAGGTTAGTCAAGCCGTAAATTATTGGATTGCACTTCCAGAAGATGATTTCTTAGGCTTTATGCCACTCACTCACAAAGCTACCCAAACAGCCAAGTTTGCAGACGAAGAAACAGCACTTTTCAAATGGGCTTCGCCAGCACTTCTGACAGCAAGAGACGAGTGGATGTACGATTTTGATAAAGAAAATTTAGCAAAAAAGGCGAATTACTTTAGTGATATATATGAGCAGGAACGAAAAGCGTGGCACAGTTCAGAACAAAAAGAACTCTTGCCCAACTTTTTAGGCATAAAATCGAAAGAGAAAGAATCAAAAATAAAATGGAATGCCGAGCTAATGCAACATCTAAAGCGAGACGAAGCCACAGAATACGATTCATTTAAAATTAGGGAGGCTTCCTATCGTCCGTTTGTAAAGCAATTTGTTTATGTGGATGAGGTAATTACGCACCGTCCGTATCAGCAGTTCCGTTTTTTTCCACTTCAAAAAGAGCAAACTCCTAATCCAACCATTTGTGTAACCGTTCATAAACAAGTGCCTTTGGTGGTTCACGCTACGAATTTTATCCCAGACAATGGTTATGGCGCAAGAGCAACTTATACATTTGCTAAATATTATTTTGATGAAGAGACAGATTCTTTCAAAGAAAATATCACAGATTGGGCATTGGAGCAGTTTCGTCATCATTATTCTTCAAAGCCTGTGAAGTTCAAAGCCAAAAACTTCAAGGAGCTAAAGAAGAATTTACAGTCTATGAAAGACAATCAAGTAGAGGCAAGAACGCTTACCAAAGACACTATTTTTGCCTACATTTATGCTGTTTTACATTCGCCAGACTACCGTAAAAAATATAAAAAAATCTTGCATACCGAACTTCCACGTATTCCGATGTATGAAGATTTTTGGAAGTGGGCAACGTGGGGAGAAAAACTTCTAAATCTTCATCTAAACTATGAAGATGCTATCATCTATCCATTAGAACGAGAAGAAAAAGAAGACGATGATAATGAAAAAAATAACAAAAAAGCTATCTTAAAGGCTGATAGAGTGCGTAGCTTGGTTTGGATTGATGAAAACACGTATCTGAAAAATATTCCAGAAGAAGCGTGGCACTACCGACTGGGTGTTAGAAGTGCGCTAGAGTGGGTTTTGGAACACCACAGCGAACGCAAACTAAGGGATAAAACAGTAAAAAAAGCCGTTGAGAAAGGACTTTTTACTACTTATTCCTTCGAAAATCAAAAAGAACATCTGATAGAGCTTTTGAGGAAAGTTTGTAGAGTGAGTGTAGAGACAGTTAAGGTTTTGAGAGAGATGGAGGGATAA